One Atribacterota bacterium DNA window includes the following coding sequences:
- a CDS encoding C4-dicarboxylate ABC transporter encodes MYFQIVVIMLSMIIAYVVVKMKYPVEWSILAAALAGGIVGTFFSTPPISDLFRHLVEGTFTYMDIVLVFTTATIFMAIVKESGGVDYVIRATIKYFYNRRIIALLILMFIILIPGALTGAGSVSCLVVGAPVALALIYLGIPRVKVTAIIFILAGLSAAAPPVNIWAMITCAGTAIPYVGFELPLAIPILFLGTFTILFLGYKKEGDMNLEQALKEMPETVEGMNIWKVSIPFIVFFGLVVAQRIWPYSLPIMGLPFEFTIAAIVALVLSPKKINILQLSSDTIKRLLPLLATVIIVGILQQVMTVSGVRGMLSYAVITIPLTLLFISLAFVIPISEGVLTYGGAALLGIPLTWYFDSIGLHATVVIAGLSLLYPLGDGLPPTALIGRLSVIVSDYKGSYWTFLKQTLVPWVVITVVGILMVVYSSQLSFLVEWSK; translated from the coding sequence ATGTACTTTCAGATTGTAGTTATTATGCTGTCCATGATTATTGCCTATGTAGTTGTTAAAATGAAATATCCCGTTGAGTGGAGTATTTTAGCAGCTGCACTTGCAGGGGGAATAGTAGGGACTTTTTTCAGTACTCCACCTATTTCGGATTTATTTCGCCATTTGGTAGAGGGCACTTTCACCTATATGGATATAGTTCTGGTATTTACAACTGCAACCATTTTTATGGCTATTGTTAAGGAATCAGGCGGTGTAGATTATGTGATTCGGGCAACAATCAAATATTTTTATAATAGAAGAATTATTGCTTTACTTATCTTAATGTTTATTATTTTAATCCCCGGTGCATTGACCGGAGCCGGAAGTGTTTCCTGCCTGGTAGTTGGAGCACCTGTTGCCTTAGCTTTGATTTATCTGGGGATACCACGGGTAAAAGTAACAGCGATAATATTTATTTTAGCAGGACTTTCAGCAGCTGCTCCTCCGGTTAATATATGGGCAATGATTACTTGTGCAGGAACAGCAATCCCATATGTTGGTTTTGAATTGCCCTTAGCTATACCTATACTTTTTCTCGGTACTTTTACTATTCTATTTTTAGGCTATAAAAAAGAAGGGGATATGAATTTAGAACAGGCATTAAAAGAAATGCCGGAGACAGTAGAAGGAATGAATATTTGGAAGGTAAGTATCCCATTTATAGTATTCTTCGGTTTAGTGGTAGCCCAGAGAATTTGGCCCTATTCATTGCCAATTATGGGATTACCCTTTGAATTTACAATTGCAGCTATAGTAGCCCTTGTTCTAAGTCCTAAGAAAATTAATATATTACAGCTTTCTTCTGATACAATAAAACGTTTATTGCCATTATTGGCAACGGTTATAATTGTTGGAATACTTCAACAGGTTATGACTGTCTCAGGCGTACGGGGCATGCTATCCTATGCAGTTATTACTATTCCTCTTACATTATTATTTATATCCCTGGCTTTTGTTATCCCGATTTCGGAAGGGGTATTAACTTATGGTGGCGCTGCTTTATTGGGCATACCTTTAACATGGTATTTTGACTCTATCGGATTGCATGCAACAGTTGTAATAGCCGGGTTAAGTCTGCTTTATCCATTGGGAGACGGATTGCCGCCGACTGCTTTGATTGGCAGATTAAGTGTAATTGTGTCAGATTATAAAGGAAGTTATTGGACATTTTTAAAACAAACATTGGTACCATGGGTAGTAATAACAGTTGTAGGAATCCTTATGGTTGTTTATAGTTCCCAACTTTCTTTCCTTGTAGAATGGAGTAAATAA